A stretch of the Natribaculum luteum genome encodes the following:
- a CDS encoding metal-dependent hydrolase, whose translation MPDLLTHVLIGYVVGTLLAFRYEWMRPAHVTLVMIGALSPDFVKVKLLVPDSIVATATGVPFSWSPLHTLGGSAVVILLGSLLVSPENRMRAIGLFGIGALTHHALDFNLLTPTGYAYPVLWPLVQSHLPAPNLYLSSDRWPALVAGLAAALVWVVSQRRAAARQR comes from the coding sequence ATGCCTGATCTCCTCACCCACGTCCTGATCGGGTACGTCGTCGGAACGCTGCTCGCGTTTCGATACGAGTGGATGCGACCAGCACACGTCACGCTCGTGATGATCGGCGCGCTCTCGCCGGATTTCGTGAAAGTGAAGCTGCTCGTCCCGGATTCGATCGTCGCGACAGCGACCGGCGTTCCGTTTTCGTGGTCGCCGTTGCACACGCTCGGTGGGTCGGCGGTCGTGATTCTTCTCGGGTCGCTCCTGGTCTCACCCGAGAATCGGATGCGGGCGATCGGCCTGTTCGGGATCGGGGCGCTTACCCATCACGCCCTCGATTTCAATCTGCTCACGCCGACAGGCTACGCGTATCCTGTGCTCTGGCCGCTCGTCCAGTCGCATCTGCCGGCACCGAACCTCTACCTCAGCAGCGATCGATGGCCCGCACTCGTTGCCGGTCTCGCCGCCGCACTCGTCTGGGTGGTCAGTCAACGACGAGCGGCTGCAAGACAGCGGTGA